One Oncorhynchus keta strain PuntledgeMale-10-30-2019 chromosome 23, Oket_V2, whole genome shotgun sequence DNA segment encodes these proteins:
- the LOC118401874 gene encoding sal-like protein 3, translating to MASPKLGVSATTTTSSSSSSSSASLCPPPHPGSPSPVPEGPPSPVTPSPSPGATSAAPPRAHLSIAVILDELRVLQQRQIHQMQMTEEICRQVLRLGGASCGLEAPQILLPPFPQLCLEGSERASSPPQPIPIQPPSSVAPLLACFSSLLPPQPASKPSKPSHPLSHVLRPHKTQMEGAGGATGSYLYPVTSVRPSSSSSSSSASSAISTMASSNYPLALSLALPTRYLHEKSPNTTSASGHGGLSFLTPPLPTTASMAPPSFQEPHLSVSSSGSSSSSLGRLQHACRFCGKLFSSDSSLQIHLRSHTGERPYQCPVCLSRFTTRGNLKVHFLRHREQNPELSLSLLPPSLFGPGMGPAGGSEPQGQPMSSIGLSISAAQAQRRRKRRAEDDPYGDGMELGGAGGGFSLGASTSAPPTSLPLPPSVDLALISTAHSLLRLNQAAAAAAAASISSAASSLTSSSSSSASSSLLSVPSSSTSAIAGFFKGAKQQRFDENTPPHPPMMSHSAYSQLAHLPKLLFPSGSPHQHPALGLLRPPPPAQGSSHLSSTHSQLSFPFSHYPKAHASTSSPSASTPTSDTSKLQRLVEKLEKEPPTSSPWASSSGETSHSSMASTGLFSSGLMGASTSSTYVMATPPSSTHAPTSVSNFTREMVAALGMSANGGSALAGAMLPGLGIMSTGSLASNQCGVCLRVLSCPRALRLHQATHLGERPFPCKLCGRSFSTKGSLRSHLATHRARPPNSRAQNSCPLCQRKFTNALVLQHHIRMHLGGQLPPEGGAESLSEASAESDTISELQTHSLALSQSQPQSNDTPKVSTESSTAASGSQSKSSAASTHFQTLVGGSDPVSVSVTSPKCVWEPNRSHSSSPDLIPPSDLTPDSFLNSTSRTPPPGSADPPVLFVSVPSPPPPLGDTGSPVNDDNHAEHLDSTISTIGPAPTSSSVTKTTPLASLMMSDCLLGQHALPLNVFLPGPRSNLEDLLSTPTLCAPVAHPSPAPSFTPVVSPEHPKPHPAPKPNLEHPPKLQTPKPTEEYRVETPPPAAPKHDQALVSDTDPRMAPPSESTDTSDAEARKVPQKDVPYTRMSQGAYLGSHGKEDGMSGVSDQLESTFPISLATTLPSPLSRPEKKTYSCAECGKEYASRSGLKGHMKHHGGVVMAPRPPVRSGRSASERLPANTPTTSSNPPATRSNVGFWNQYQAFLNTSNDSADDPAQGPASGSQGEDGEMPRLAKSPVRSQLTKEPTTGRGSEDGSDEGSTLESM from the exons ATGGCCTCTCCCAAACTGGGCGTGTCAGCCACCACTACcacttcctcatcctcatcctcttcctcagccTCCCTCTGCCCCCCGCCCCACCCTGGTAGCCCCAGCCCTGTGCCCGAGGGCCCTCCCAGCCCTGTGACACCCTCCCCCAGCCCGGGTGCTACCTCTGCAGCCCCGCCCCGTGCCCACCTGAGCATTGCGGTGATCCTGGATGAGCTGCGAGTGCTGCAGCAGAGGCAGATCCACCAGATGCAGATGACGGAGGAGATCTGCAGGCAGGTGCTGCGGCTGGGCGGGGCCTCCTGTGGCCTGGAGGCACCCCAGATCCTCCTGCCTCCTTTtccccagctctgtctggagggcAGTGAGAGGGCCTCCAGTCCTCCCCAGCCTATACCCATCCAGCCTCCCAGCTCTGTAGCTCCTCTCCTGGCCTGcttctcctccctgctccctccccagCCTGCCTCCAAGCCCTCCAAGCCCAGCCACCCCCTGTCCCATGTCCTGCGGCCACACAAGACCCAGATGGAGGGTGCAGGAGGGGCTACAGGGTCTTATCTTTACCCTGTGACCAGTGTCCGCCCTTCCTCctcgtcttcttcctcctctgcctcctcagccatcTCTACCATGGCCTCGTCCAACTACCCCCTGGCCCTCTCCCTGGCCTTGCCTACCCGTTACCTCCATGAGAAATCCCCCAACACCACCTCAGCCAGCGGCCACGGTGGCCTGTCCTTCCTCACCCCACCCCTGCCCACCACTGCCTCTATGGCACCCCCCTCCTTTCAGGAGCcccacctgtctgtctcctcatcagGGTCCTCGTCCTCCTCCCTGGGGCGTCTCCAGCATGCCTGTCGGTTCTGTGGGAAGCTGTTCAGCAGTGACTCATCCCTGCAAATCCACCTGCGCTCCCACACGGGCGAGAGACCCTACCAGTGCCCTGTCTGCCTCAGCCGCTTCACCACCCGCGGCAACCTCAAGGTGCATTTCCTCCGCCACCGCGAGCAGAACCCagagctctcgctctcccttctccccccttccctgTTTGGGCCGGGCATGGGACCAGCGGGGGGTTCTGAGCCCCAGGGTCAGCCCATGAGCAGCATTGGACTGAGTATCAGTGCAGCACAGGCTCAGAGACGTCGTAAACGGCGGGCTGAGGATGACCCGTATGGAGACGgtatggagctgggaggtgccGGAGGGGGCTTCTCTCTGGGGGCATCCACCAGtgctccccccacctctctcccccttccccccagTGTGGACCTGGCCCTCATCTCCACCGCCCACTCCCTCCTGCGGCTCAACCAAGCTGCTGCTGCAGCCGCTGCTGCATCCATATCCTCAGCTGCTTCCTCACtcacatcctcctcttcctcctctgcgtcctcctccctcctctctgtcccatccTCGTCCACCTCTGCCATCGCTGGGTTCTTCAAAGGGGCAAAGCAGCAACGCTTTGATGAGAACACGCCCCCTCACCCTCCCATGATGTCGCACTCTGCTTACTCCCAGTTGGCCCATCTCCCTAAACTCCTCTTCCCCTCTGGCTCCCCCCACCAACACCCTGCCCTGGGCCTGCTCCGCCCTCCACCCCCTGCCCAAggctcctcccacctctcctccacccactctcagctctccttccccttctcccacTACCCCAAAGCCCAcgcctccacctcctccccctccgccTCTACCCCCACCTCAGACACCTCCAAGCTGCAGCGGCTGGTGGAGAAGCTGGAGAAGGagcctcccacctcctctccctgggccTCCTCCTCAGGGGAGACCTCCCACAGCAGCATGGCCTCTACTGGGTTGTTCAGTAGCGGCCTCATGGGCGCCAGCACCTCCAGCACTTATGTGATGGCAACCCCACCGTCCTCCACCCATGCCCCCACCTCTGTCTCCAACTTCACCAGGGAGATGGTGGCCGCTCTGGGCATGAGTGCAAATGGGGGCAGCGCCTTGGCAGGAGCCATGCTCCCAGGCCTTGGCATCATGAGCACTGGCTCCCTGGCCTCCAACCAGTGTGGGGTGTGTCTGCGTGTGCTGAGCTGCCCCAGGGCACTGCGTCTGCACCAGGCCACCCACCTGGGCGAGCGCCCCTTCCCCTGTAAACTGTGTGGACGCTCCTTCTCCACCAAGGGCAGCCTGCGGTCCCACCTGGCAACACACCGTGCCCGTCCGCCGAACTCTCGTGCCCAGAACTCTTGCCCACTGTGCCAGCGCAAGTTCACAAATGCCCTGGTGCTGCAGCACCACATTCGCATGCACCTGGGAGGGCAGCTACCACCGGAGGGCGGTGCAGAGTCTCTGTCAGAGGCCTCAGCAGAGTCTGACACTATCTCTGAGCTCCAGACCCATTCCCTGGCACTGTCTCAGTCCCAGCCACAGTCCAATGACACCCCCAAGGTCTCCACTGAGAGCTCCACTGCAGCCTCAGGCAGCCAGTCAAAGAGCTCAGCAGCATCCACACACTTTCAAACCCTAGTGGGAGGCTCTGACCCAGTATCGGTCAGTGTGACATCACCAAAGTGTGTCTGGGAGCCTAACAGATCTCACTCCTCCAGCCCTGACCTGATCCCTCCCTCTGACCTCACCCCTGACTCCTTCCTAAACTCCACCTCACGGACCCCTCCGCCCGGCAGCGCAGACCCCCCAGTCCTGTTTGTCAGTGTGCcttccccaccccctcctctagGTGATACAGGCTCCCCAGTCAACGATGACAACCATGCTGAACACCTTGATTCAACCATTAGTACCATTGGCCCTGCTCCCACTTCCTCCAGTGTTACCAAAACCACCCCCTTGGCCAGTCTAATGATGTCAGACTGTCTTTTGGGTCAGCATGCCCTTCCTCTCAATGTCTTCCTCCCCGGCCCTAGATCAAATCTGGAGGATCTACTGAGCACACCAACCCTCTGTGCCCCGGTAGCGCACCCAAGCCCAGCCCCCTCCTTTACCCCTGTAGTTAGTCCAGAGCACCCCAAACCCCACCCAGCACCCAAACCAAACTTAGAGCACCCCCCTAAACTACAAACCCCCAAGCCCACAGAGGAATACAGGGTTGAAACCCCCCCACCTGCAGCACCAAAGCATGACCAAGCTCTTGTATCTGATACGGACCCGAGAATGGCACCACCATcagagagcacagacacaagCGATGCTGAGGCTAGGAAAGTTCCTCAGAAAGATGTACCCTACACCAGGATGAGTCAGGGGGCGTACCTCGGTTCCCATGGGAAGGAGGATGGGATGAGTGGTGTCAGTGACCAACTGGAAAGCACTTTTCCCATCAGTTTGGctaccactctcccctctcccctgtctcgcCCTGAGAAGAAGACCTACAGCTGTGCCGAGTGTGGGAAAGAGTATGCCAGCCGCAGTGGACTGAAG GGACACATGAAGCATCATGGAGGGGTTGTCATGGCACCACGTCCCCCTGTACGGAGCGGTCGCTCGGCCTCTGAGCGACTTCCTGCTAACACACCAACAACGTCCTCCAACCCCCCGGCCACCAGAAGCAATGTGGGCTTCTGGAACCAGTACCAAGCCTTCCTCAACACCAGCAACGACTCGGCAGACGACCCAGCACAAGGCCCGGCCAGTGGTAGccaaggagaggatggggagatgccCCGATTGGCTAAATCTCCCGTTAGATCCCAGCTGACGAAAGAACCAACCACTGGAAGGGGTTCAGAAGATGGGTCTGACGAAGGGTCTACTCTAGAGTCAATGTAA